The Methylomonas koyamae genome has a segment encoding these proteins:
- the hslU gene encoding ATP-dependent protease ATPase subunit HslU codes for MSQMTPREIVSELDKHIVGQADAKRSVAIALRNRWRRSQVAPELRDEITPKNILMIGPTGVGKTEIARRLARLANAPFIKIEATKFTEVGYVGRDVESIIRDLIDSAVKMTRVSAMEKVQNRAADAAEDKVLDILLPRAEGGMLSDTEEATRQKMRKKLREGDLNDKEIQIDVSAPSVGVEIMAPPGMEEMTSQLQGMFQSLNSGRTKSRKLKIKDALKLLQEEEAGKLVNEEEVKQSALEAVEQHGIVFLDEIDKICKRAEMGGGEVSREGVQRDLLPLVEGSTVTTKYGTIKTDHILFIASGAFHLTKPSDLIPELQGRFPIRVELNALSADDFVRILTEPDASLTEQYQALLKTEGVDLQFTADGIKRIAELGWQVNEKTENIGARRLHTILEKLLEDISFSAPDLPEKSVVIDAAYVDAHLLELAGDEDLSRYIL; via the coding sequence CAAGCGCTCCGTCGCCATTGCCCTGCGTAACCGTTGGCGCCGCAGTCAGGTCGCGCCGGAACTGCGCGACGAAATCACGCCTAAAAACATCCTGATGATAGGCCCCACCGGCGTCGGCAAAACCGAAATCGCCCGCCGCCTGGCCAGGCTGGCCAACGCGCCGTTCATCAAAATCGAAGCCACCAAATTCACCGAAGTCGGCTACGTCGGCCGCGACGTCGAATCCATCATCCGCGACTTGATCGACAGTGCGGTAAAGATGACGCGGGTATCGGCGATGGAAAAAGTGCAAAACCGTGCCGCCGACGCCGCCGAAGACAAGGTGCTGGACATTCTGCTGCCGCGCGCCGAGGGCGGCATGCTATCCGACACCGAGGAAGCCACCCGCCAGAAAATGCGCAAAAAATTGCGCGAAGGCGACTTGAACGACAAGGAAATCCAAATCGACGTGTCCGCACCGTCGGTCGGCGTCGAAATCATGGCGCCGCCGGGCATGGAAGAAATGACCAGCCAATTGCAGGGCATGTTTCAAAGCCTGAACAGCGGCCGCACCAAGTCGCGCAAACTAAAAATCAAGGACGCGTTGAAACTGCTGCAGGAAGAGGAAGCCGGTAAATTGGTCAACGAAGAGGAAGTCAAGCAATCGGCGCTGGAAGCCGTCGAGCAGCACGGCATCGTGTTTCTGGACGAGATCGACAAGATCTGCAAGCGGGCGGAAATGGGCGGCGGCGAAGTCTCCCGAGAGGGCGTGCAGCGCGATTTGCTGCCGCTGGTCGAAGGCAGCACCGTCACCACCAAATACGGCACAATCAAGACCGACCACATCCTGTTCATCGCCTCCGGCGCGTTCCATCTGACCAAACCGTCCGACCTGATTCCCGAGCTGCAAGGCCGCTTTCCGATCCGGGTCGAGTTGAACGCGCTGAGCGCCGACGATTTCGTCCGCATCCTGACTGAACCGGATGCCTCTTTGACCGAGCAGTACCAGGCCTTGTTGAAAACCGAAGGCGTCGACCTGCAATTTACCGCCGACGGCATCAAACGCATTGCCGAACTGGGCTGGCAGGTCAACGAAAAAACCGAAAATATCGGCGCCCGCCGCCTGCATACCATTCTGGAAAAACTGCTGGAAGACATTTCCTTCAGTGCCCCGGACCTGCCGGAGAAATCGGTCGTCATCGATGCCGCTTACGTCGACGCCCACCTATTGGAGTTGGCCGGCGACGAAGACTTGAGCCGCTATATTTTATAA